From Bacteroidota bacterium, the proteins below share one genomic window:
- a CDS encoding methyltransferase, TIGR04325 family, which translates to MLRSRIRDLLPAFVMRWYRHRRWKQGLWPKSEWRGDYPSWASAEADSQGYENAMILERVTAATRAVQEGRAAFERDAVTFPERAFDPAVLAALQAMVAESGGTIELIDFGGSLGSLYYQYRPLLNGVKELRWVVVEQPHFVERGKSITPPGELSFTHSLSEIPGGEVNRVLLLGSVLSYLPDPWEFIREAQVYRFRFILIDRTACIRGRPTRLTVQYVPETVYPASYPAWLFRETDLKNAFKSDYQLRSDSVSPFSSLRIQEDGAEVEWKSFFFERKR; encoded by the coding sequence ATGTTACGCTCCAGGATCCGAGACCTCTTGCCGGCATTCGTCATGCGCTGGTATCGCCACCGGCGGTGGAAGCAAGGTCTTTGGCCCAAATCCGAATGGAGGGGCGACTATCCTTCATGGGCCAGTGCCGAAGCTGATTCACAAGGCTACGAGAACGCCATGATCCTGGAGCGGGTCACCGCAGCCACTCGTGCAGTGCAGGAAGGTAGGGCAGCTTTTGAACGGGATGCAGTCACATTTCCTGAGCGTGCCTTTGATCCGGCGGTGCTGGCTGCTTTGCAGGCGATGGTTGCTGAATCCGGAGGGACTATCGAGCTGATTGATTTTGGTGGTTCACTGGGCAGCTTATACTATCAATATCGGCCTTTGCTGAACGGCGTAAAAGAACTCCGCTGGGTCGTGGTGGAACAACCGCATTTTGTGGAGCGCGGTAAGTCCATTACGCCTCCGGGTGAGTTGTCGTTCACACATTCCCTTTCGGAGATTCCGGGAGGGGAGGTTAACCGCGTATTATTGCTCGGAAGCGTTCTGTCCTATCTGCCAGACCCCTGGGAATTCATCCGGGAAGCACAAGTCTACCGTTTTCGTTTCATCCTGATCGACCGGACAGCCTGTATACGAGGTCGGCCGACGCGTCTGACCGTTCAGTATGTGCCGGAAACAGTTTATCCGGCCAGTTATCCCGCATGGCTTTTCCGGGAGACTGATCTTAAAAATGCGTTCAAATCGGATTATCAATTGCGGAGCGATTCAGTGTCGCCCTTTTCATCCCTGCGTATCCAGGAGGATGGCGCGGAAGTGGAGTGGAAGTCCTTCTTCTTTGAACGAAAGCGTTAA